Proteins encoded by one window of Yersinia massiliensis:
- the deoR gene encoding DNA-binding transcriptional repressor DeoR: METRRAERISKLTQALKRSDKIHLKDAASLIRVSEMTIRRDLSAEPTAIILLGGYVVMDPKINNPNSYFVSDQQAKQVEEKRRIGQLAAQLIVENDTVFFDCGTTIPSIIDEIDEELSFTAICYSLNTFLSLQDKPNCKVILCGGEFKPNNYIFTPISQHNELDNICPNKAFISAAGVSIEYGATCFNFDEIILKHRALTKSQHKILVADHSKFGKIKPASIGALTLFDTVVTDRQPEAEFSQFFSAQGIITYC; encoded by the coding sequence ATGGAAACCCGCCGTGCAGAACGAATCAGTAAACTTACTCAGGCCCTAAAGCGTTCCGACAAAATCCATCTTAAAGATGCAGCCAGCCTAATACGTGTTTCGGAAATGACCATTCGGCGGGATCTGAGCGCAGAGCCAACAGCGATCATTTTGCTAGGGGGCTACGTGGTAATGGACCCCAAAATCAACAATCCCAACAGTTATTTTGTTTCTGACCAGCAAGCCAAGCAGGTGGAAGAGAAGCGCCGAATTGGGCAACTGGCGGCTCAACTTATCGTAGAAAACGATACGGTTTTTTTTGATTGTGGCACCACTATTCCCTCAATCATTGACGAGATCGATGAAGAACTGTCCTTTACGGCGATCTGTTACTCCCTCAACACGTTTCTTTCCTTACAAGACAAACCCAATTGCAAAGTCATCCTGTGCGGGGGCGAGTTCAAACCGAATAACTACATTTTCACCCCGATCAGCCAGCATAATGAACTGGATAATATCTGCCCCAATAAAGCGTTTATCTCAGCAGCAGGTGTTTCAATTGAATATGGCGCAACCTGTTTCAATTTTGATGAGATCATTTTGAAACACCGCGCGCTGACAAAATCCCAGCATAAAATTCTGGTCGCCGACCACAGCAAATTCGGCAAGATAAAACCTGCCAGTATCGGTGCTCTGACACTGTTTGATACGGTAGTGACGGATCGCCAGCCAGAAGCTGAATTCAGCCAGTTCTTCTCTGCTCAAGGCATCATCACTTACTGTTAG
- a CDS encoding aspartate:alanine antiporter, translating to MNINVANLLNGNYILLLFVVLALGLCLGKLRLGPIQLGNAIGVLVVSLLLGQQHFTINTEALNLGFMLFIFCVGVEAGPNFFSIFFRDGKNYLMLALVMVGSAMILALGLGKLFGWDIGLTAGMLAGSMTSTPVLVGAGDTLRNTIGNNPALQHAQDNLSLGYALTYLIGLVSLILGARYLPKLQHQDLPTSAQQIARERGLDTDSQRKVYLPVIRAYRVGPELVAWADGKNLRELGIYRQTGCYIERIRRNGILASPDGDAVLQVGDEISLVGYPDAHSRLDPSFRNGKEVFDRDLLDMRIVTEEIVVKNSNAVGKRLSHLKLTDHGCFLNRVIRSQIEMPIDDNVVLNKGDVLQVSGDARRVKSVAEKIGFISIHSQVTDLLAFCAFFILGLMIGLITFQFSNFSFGIGNAAGLLMAGIMLGFLRANHPTFGYIPQGALNMVKEFGLMVFMAGVGLSAGGGINSSLGAVGGQMLISGLIVSLVPVVICFLFGAYVLRMNRALLFGAIMGARTCAPAMDIISDTARSNIPALGYAGTYAIANVLLTLAGSLIVIVWPGILG from the coding sequence GTGAATATTAACGTCGCAAATTTACTGAACGGCAACTACATCTTGCTGTTATTCGTCGTGTTAGCGCTGGGGTTGTGCCTAGGCAAACTGCGATTAGGGCCTATTCAATTAGGTAACGCTATTGGTGTTTTGGTGGTCTCCCTGTTGCTAGGGCAACAGCACTTTACCATTAATACAGAAGCGCTCAATTTGGGCTTTATGCTCTTTATTTTTTGTGTCGGTGTTGAAGCTGGCCCAAACTTCTTCTCTATTTTCTTCCGCGATGGCAAAAACTATCTCATGCTCGCCTTAGTTATGGTCGGTAGCGCCATGATTCTGGCGTTAGGGCTAGGTAAGCTATTTGGTTGGGATATTGGCCTCACTGCGGGGATGCTCGCTGGGTCAATGACGTCTACGCCAGTGTTAGTTGGCGCAGGCGATACATTACGCAATACCATCGGCAATAATCCAGCCCTACAACACGCCCAAGATAACTTGAGCCTAGGTTACGCCCTCACCTATCTTATCGGATTAGTTAGCCTGATTTTAGGTGCGCGTTACTTACCCAAACTTCAGCATCAAGACTTGCCCACCAGCGCCCAGCAGATTGCCCGCGAACGCGGTTTGGATACCGATAGCCAGCGGAAAGTGTACTTACCGGTCATCCGCGCTTATCGTGTTGGCCCTGAATTGGTGGCTTGGGCTGATGGTAAAAATCTCCGTGAGTTAGGCATTTATCGCCAGACAGGCTGCTATATCGAGCGTATTCGGCGTAACGGCATTCTGGCCAGTCCAGATGGTGATGCGGTGCTGCAAGTGGGTGATGAAATCTCCCTTGTGGGCTATCCAGATGCTCATTCACGTCTTGACCCAAGTTTTCGTAACGGTAAAGAAGTGTTCGATCGCGATCTGTTGGATATGCGTATTGTTACCGAAGAGATTGTGGTCAAAAACAGCAATGCCGTTGGTAAACGACTCAGCCACTTAAAACTGACGGACCACGGTTGTTTCCTTAACCGCGTGATCCGCAGCCAAATCGAAATGCCGATTGACGACAATGTGGTTCTTAATAAGGGTGATGTGCTGCAAGTCAGCGGTGATGCGCGGCGCGTGAAAAGTGTGGCAGAGAAAATTGGCTTTATTTCTATTCACAGTCAGGTAACCGACCTGTTAGCTTTCTGCGCATTCTTTATTTTAGGCTTAATGATCGGCCTGATTACATTCCAGTTTAGTAACTTCAGTTTCGGGATTGGTAACGCCGCAGGTCTGCTAATGGCGGGGATCATGCTCGGATTTCTGCGTGCCAATCACCCAACGTTTGGCTATATCCCGCAGGGAGCGCTGAATATGGTGAAAGAGTTTGGGTTAATGGTCTTTATGGCAGGCGTCGGGCTAAGTGCGGGTGGTGGTATTAATAGCAGCCTCGGGGCCGTCGGCGGGCAAATGTTAATTTCAGGCCTTATTGTGAGTTTGGTTCCTGTTGTCATCTGCTTCCTCTTTGGCGCTTATGTATTACGCATGAACCGCGCGCTACTTTTTGGCGCGATTATGGGCGCACGAACCTGTGCGCCAGCCATGGATATCATCAGCGATACCGCGCGCAGTAATATCCCAGCGCTAGGCTATGCAGGGACTTATGCGATTGCGAACGTATTATTGACGTTGGCGGGCTCGTTGATCGTCATTGTCTGGCCGGGAATATTAGGTTAA
- a CDS encoding pyridoxal-phosphate dependent enzyme yields the protein MAIPRSVLDLIGHTPLLELTRFDTGPCQLFVKLENQNPGGSIKDRVALSMIEQAEQSGLLKAGGTIIEATAGNTGLGLALVAALKGYKLVLVVPDKMSQEKIFHLRALGAQVLLTRSDVGKGHPAYYQDYALRLAQETPGAFYIDQFNNPANPAAHRTSTGPELWQQMGEKIDAIVVGVGSSGTLSGLSQYFADVSPDTEFVLADPAGSILADYVDNAQIGDAGSWLVEGIGEDFIPPLSNFAQVKKSYRIDDAEAFSTARTLLREEGVLAGSSTGTLLAAALRYCREQTTPKRVVTFVCDSGNKYLSKMFNDYWLLEQGLLSKTQHGDLRDFITYSHQDGATISVSPQDALSVAHARMRLYDISQLPVLEGEKVVGLIDEWDLLNAVQTDANHFKFPVSTAMTRQVNTLQKEADYRDLLATFNDGHVAVVLDGERFLGLITRTDVLNNWRQKLA from the coding sequence ATGGCAATCCCACGCTCAGTGCTTGATCTTATCGGCCACACCCCGCTTCTGGAACTGACTCGTTTTGATACTGGCCCGTGCCAATTATTTGTGAAATTAGAAAATCAAAACCCTGGCGGTTCGATTAAAGACCGAGTTGCTCTGTCGATGATTGAGCAAGCAGAGCAATCAGGCTTATTAAAAGCCGGTGGTACCATCATCGAAGCAACTGCGGGTAATACAGGGCTTGGGCTAGCACTGGTTGCCGCGCTAAAAGGCTACAAGCTGGTGTTGGTCGTGCCGGATAAAATGAGCCAGGAGAAGATTTTCCACTTACGGGCGTTAGGCGCACAAGTGTTGCTCACTCGTTCAGATGTCGGTAAAGGCCATCCCGCTTATTATCAGGACTATGCCTTACGATTAGCACAAGAAACGCCTGGTGCTTTTTATATTGATCAATTCAACAATCCAGCCAATCCGGCTGCACATCGGACATCAACTGGCCCTGAATTGTGGCAACAAATGGGCGAAAAAATTGATGCAATCGTCGTGGGGGTGGGTTCCAGCGGCACGCTCAGTGGCCTAAGCCAATATTTCGCCGATGTGTCACCGGACACCGAATTTGTCTTGGCTGACCCTGCGGGTTCTATTTTGGCTGATTATGTCGACAACGCACAGATTGGCGATGCCGGAAGCTGGTTGGTGGAAGGTATCGGTGAAGACTTCATTCCTCCCTTGAGCAACTTCGCGCAGGTGAAAAAATCTTATCGCATCGATGATGCTGAAGCCTTCAGCACTGCTCGCACCCTATTACGGGAGGAAGGTGTTTTGGCGGGTTCCTCAACCGGTACTTTATTGGCCGCAGCACTACGCTATTGCCGTGAGCAAACCACCCCCAAACGCGTGGTCACCTTTGTGTGTGACAGCGGCAATAAATATTTATCAAAAATGTTCAATGACTACTGGCTGCTCGAACAGGGTTTGCTGAGTAAAACTCAGCATGGCGATTTACGCGATTTCATCACTTATAGCCATCAGGATGGCGCGACTATTTCTGTCTCACCGCAAGATGCCTTATCAGTTGCCCACGCTCGAATGCGTTTATATGACATCTCACAACTGCCGGTATTAGAGGGCGAAAAAGTGGTGGGATTAATCGACGAATGGGATTTGCTGAATGCAGTACAAACCGATGCCAACCATTTCAAATTTCCCGTTAGCACCGCGATGACTCGTCAGGTCAACACGTTACAAAAAGAGGCTGATTACCGCGATCTGTTGGCGACCTTTAATGATGGCCATGTGGCGGTGGTATTGGATGGCGAGCGTTTCCTCGGCCTGATTACCCGAACCGATGTATTGAATAACTGGCGGCAGAAGCTGGCTTAA
- a CDS encoding phosphatase PAP2 family protein codes for MPLTFYFWQVFGLAISGLLFLWLSRHEQLDWLITQYWFDPIGQNFPLEHNYWLDLLNHRLLKMAIISASAISLLWGIYHRNGRLVTSMLLLGVGPLVIGILKATSAHSCPWDLVQFGGKSLNYVLLGAVPIGAGPGHCFPGGHASSGFAVMALFFLFYPERPRLAMLCWGVGICLGMLMGFGQIMRGAHFLTHNLWAGWWVWFSQLALFWMISGYYNRDKGAE; via the coding sequence TTGCCACTAACATTTTATTTTTGGCAAGTTTTTGGGTTGGCGATCAGCGGATTACTGTTTCTTTGGCTATCTCGCCATGAACAGTTGGATTGGCTTATTACCCAGTATTGGTTTGACCCCATTGGGCAGAATTTTCCGTTAGAACATAATTATTGGCTGGATTTACTGAATCATCGACTGTTGAAAATGGCCATTATTAGCGCTTCAGCGATCAGCTTGCTATGGGGGATTTATCACCGAAATGGGCGGTTAGTCACCAGTATGTTGCTGTTGGGGGTTGGCCCCTTGGTGATCGGCATTCTAAAAGCCACCAGCGCGCACTCTTGCCCTTGGGATTTGGTGCAATTTGGCGGGAAATCCCTGAACTATGTGCTATTAGGCGCGGTTCCCATCGGGGCCGGTCCCGGCCACTGCTTTCCGGGTGGACATGCCTCTAGCGGTTTTGCTGTCATGGCACTTTTTTTTCTGTTTTACCCCGAACGGCCCCGTCTGGCGATGCTGTGTTGGGGCGTAGGTATCTGTCTTGGCATGCTAATGGGGTTTGGTCAAATCATGCGCGGTGCACATTTCCTTACTCACAACCTCTGGGCGGGTTGGTGGGTATGGTTTAGCCAATTGGCTCTTTTTTGGATGATTAGCGGTTATTACAACCGCGATAAGGGTGCAGAATAA
- a CDS encoding HAAAP family serine/threonine permease translates to MDTTQAGTLASTGKVSASTWRKSDTMWMLGLYGTAIGAGVLFLPINAGIGGLLPLLVMAVIAFPMTFFAHRGLCRFVLSGKNPGEDITEVVEEHFGIGAGKLITLLYFFAIYPILLVYSVAITNTVDSFITHQMHLPSPPRAILSLILIVGLMTIVRFGEHTIVKAMSILVFPFVAALMLLAVYLIPNWSGAIFEHVSMDGNGTGSGLWMTMWLVIPVMVFSFNHSPIISAFAVSKREEYGVDAEKKCSRILAFAHIMMVVTVMFFVFSCVLSLSPADLAEAKSQNISILSYLANHFNTPIIAYMAPVIAFIAITKSFLGHYLGAREGFNGMIIKSLRSKGKTIGTNKLNRITALFMLVTTWIVATLNPSILGMIETLGGPIIAMLLFLMPMYAIHKVPAMRKYSGHISNVFVVIMGLIAISAILFSLFG, encoded by the coding sequence ATGGACACTACTCAAGCAGGCACCCTTGCCTCCACGGGAAAAGTTTCAGCAAGCACATGGCGTAAAAGTGACACTATGTGGATGTTGGGTCTATACGGTACAGCAATCGGCGCGGGTGTATTATTCCTGCCAATCAACGCCGGTATCGGCGGTCTACTGCCACTGCTTGTGATGGCAGTCATTGCCTTCCCAATGACCTTCTTTGCTCACCGTGGCCTGTGCCGCTTTGTGCTTTCAGGTAAAAATCCGGGTGAAGACATTACTGAGGTGGTTGAAGAACACTTTGGTATCGGCGCAGGTAAACTGATTACCTTGCTTTACTTCTTTGCTATCTACCCTATTTTGTTGGTCTATAGCGTTGCTATCACCAACACCGTTGATAGCTTTATTACCCATCAGATGCATTTGCCTTCACCACCGCGTGCCATCCTGTCCTTGATTTTGATCGTGGGCCTGATGACTATCGTGCGTTTTGGTGAGCACACCATTGTTAAAGCAATGAGCATCTTGGTATTCCCATTTGTCGCCGCATTAATGCTGTTGGCTGTCTATCTGATCCCAAACTGGTCTGGTGCCATCTTCGAGCACGTATCAATGGACGGTAACGGTACAGGTAGCGGGTTGTGGATGACGATGTGGCTGGTTATTCCCGTCATGGTATTCTCATTCAACCACTCTCCTATCATTTCGGCGTTTGCGGTTTCAAAACGTGAAGAATACGGTGTGGATGCTGAGAAGAAATGTTCACGCATTTTAGCTTTTGCGCACATCATGATGGTTGTCACGGTTATGTTCTTCGTCTTCAGTTGCGTACTGAGCCTGTCACCGGCAGACCTTGCAGAAGCGAAAAGCCAGAACATCTCTATTCTGTCTTATCTTGCTAACCACTTTAATACCCCAATCATTGCTTACATGGCACCGGTCATTGCCTTTATTGCTATCACTAAATCATTCTTGGGCCACTATCTGGGTGCTCGCGAAGGCTTTAACGGCATGATCATCAAATCTTTGCGTAGCAAAGGTAAAACCATCGGCACCAATAAACTGAACCGCATTACTGCGCTGTTCATGCTGGTGACAACGTGGATCGTCGCAACCTTGAACCCAAGCATTCTGGGCATGATTGAAACACTGGGTGGCCCAATCATCGCTATGTTGTTGTTCTTGATGCCAATGTACGCAATTCATAAAGTACCTGCGATGCGTAAGTACAGCGGTCATATCAGTAACGTATTCGTGGTTATCATGGGCCTGATTGCTATCTCTGCAATCTTGTTCAGCCTGTTCGGTTAA
- a CDS encoding serine hydrolase, with the protein MMKFLLPFKIKKLTFSAGLLLLALPAAHAADDPAVPPVDAKAYVLMDYNSGKVLAEANGDQRLDPASLTKIMSSYVIGQAIKAGKVHPDDLVTVGKDAWATGNPALRGSSLMFLKPGDQVKLSDLNKGIVIQSGNDASIALADYVAGSQDSFVGLMNNYAKALGLTNTHFMTVHGLDAPGQYSTARDMAVLGQALIRDVPEEYALHKEKEFTFNNIRQINRNRLLWSSNLNVDGMKTGFTSGAGHNLVASATDGPMRLISVVLGAPSDRVRFSESEKLLTWGFRFYETVVPIKATKPFVTQKVWFGDTGQADLGVAEDAAITIPKGQMKNLKASYTLNQTELRAPLAKHQVVGTIDFQLNGKTIEQRPLVVMNEIKEGGFFSRIWDFVMMKLSQWFGGVFG; encoded by the coding sequence ATGATGAAATTTCTCCTCCCTTTCAAGATAAAAAAATTGACGTTCAGCGCTGGATTATTGCTCTTGGCACTGCCCGCTGCGCACGCGGCTGATGACCCTGCGGTTCCTCCAGTTGATGCCAAAGCTTATGTATTGATGGACTACAACAGTGGCAAAGTGTTGGCCGAAGCGAATGGTGATCAGCGCCTTGATCCGGCAAGTCTGACAAAAATCATGTCCAGCTATGTGATTGGACAGGCGATTAAAGCCGGTAAAGTGCATCCAGATGATTTAGTCACTGTCGGTAAAGATGCTTGGGCGACTGGTAATCCGGCACTGCGCGGTTCTTCGCTGATGTTTTTGAAACCGGGTGATCAGGTAAAATTATCCGATTTGAATAAAGGCATCGTGATTCAGTCAGGTAATGACGCAAGCATCGCGCTGGCTGATTATGTCGCGGGTAGTCAGGACAGCTTTGTCGGGCTAATGAATAATTACGCTAAAGCGCTGGGCCTCACGAATACTCACTTTATGACGGTGCATGGCCTCGATGCTCCGGGGCAATACAGTACGGCACGTGATATGGCGGTGTTAGGGCAGGCCTTGATCCGCGATGTACCAGAAGAATATGCGTTGCATAAAGAGAAAGAATTTACCTTTAATAATATTCGGCAAATTAACCGTAATCGGTTGTTATGGAGTTCTAATCTCAACGTCGATGGCATGAAAACCGGCTTTACCTCTGGCGCCGGGCATAATCTGGTCGCCTCGGCCACTGATGGCCCGATGCGTTTGATTTCCGTCGTATTAGGGGCACCGAGTGATCGGGTTCGCTTCAGCGAAAGTGAAAAATTACTGACTTGGGGATTTCGTTTCTATGAAACTGTGGTCCCCATTAAAGCGACTAAGCCTTTTGTGACGCAAAAAGTGTGGTTTGGTGATACCGGGCAGGCAGATCTTGGGGTCGCTGAAGATGCAGCAATCACTATCCCGAAAGGGCAAATGAAGAATCTGAAAGCCAGTTATACGCTCAATCAAACCGAGCTACGCGCGCCGCTGGCTAAGCATCAAGTGGTCGGCACCATTGATTTCCAGCTTAATGGCAAAACCATTGAACAACGTCCGTTGGTGGTGATGAACGAAATCAAAGAGGGCGGGTTCTTCAGCCGTATCTGGGATTTTGTGATGATGAAATTGAGCCAGTGGTTTGGGGGAGTATTCGGCTAG
- the ybjG gene encoding undecaprenyl-diphosphate phosphatase has translation MEQMNYFFFSMINATPASSPWMISFATFIARDLIMIIPALLIGLWLWGPKNSMDSQRAMVTKAAMALAFAMLSSACIGMLFPHDRPFVVGFGYNFLSHSPDSSFPSDHGTAIFTVALAFVFWHKVWSAITMMVIAIAIAWSRIYLGVHWPLDMVGAFLLGMVGCLFAQLVWNLFGESISNGMKRLYHLSFAIPISRGWVRS, from the coding sequence ATGGAACAAATGAATTACTTTTTCTTTTCGATGATAAATGCGACTCCCGCATCATCACCATGGATGATTTCTTTTGCGACTTTTATCGCACGCGACTTAATCATGATTATTCCAGCATTGCTGATTGGCTTGTGGTTATGGGGACCGAAGAATTCGATGGACTCACAACGGGCGATGGTGACGAAAGCCGCTATGGCACTCGCTTTCGCTATGCTGTCATCAGCCTGTATCGGCATGCTATTCCCTCACGACCGGCCCTTTGTCGTGGGGTTTGGCTATAATTTCCTGAGTCATTCACCCGATAGCTCTTTCCCAAGCGATCACGGTACCGCAATTTTCACCGTCGCCTTAGCCTTTGTTTTTTGGCATAAAGTCTGGTCAGCAATTACGATGATGGTGATAGCAATTGCTATCGCATGGTCACGAATTTATCTGGGCGTGCATTGGCCGCTCGATATGGTTGGCGCTTTCTTGCTAGGGATGGTCGGCTGCTTATTTGCTCAGTTAGTGTGGAATCTGTTTGGCGAGTCTATCTCTAATGGTATGAAGCGCTTATATCACCTCAGCTTTGCCATCCCTATCAGCAGAGGGTGGGTCAGAAGCTAA
- a CDS encoding Rpn family recombination-promoting nuclease/putative transposase: MKTISAPHDAIFKQFLTHLQTARDFLEIHLPPELRQICDLNTLQLESGSFVENDLKAYYSDVLYSLKTQMQDGYIYALIEHQSSPDKQMAFRLMRYAIAAMQRHLEAGNEKLPLVIPILFYHGQVTPYPYSMNWLQAFSSPIMAGKLYSSDFPLVDVTVIPDDEIMTHRSIAMLELLQKHIRRRDLSKLSDRLVILLSRGYNTDDQLVSLINYMLQDGEDSVPKTFIWDLARRSPQHKELLMSIADKLKQEGHQEGAQETALRIASALLASGVDRAIVRNTTGLSEKELAQLCH; the protein is encoded by the coding sequence ATGAAAACTATATCCGCACCCCATGACGCCATTTTTAAACAATTTCTGACCCACCTACAAACTGCTCGTGACTTTTTGGAGATCCATTTACCTCCTGAATTACGCCAAATATGTGACCTAAATACCTTACAATTAGAATCAGGCAGCTTTGTTGAGAATGACTTGAAAGCTTATTATTCAGACGTTCTCTACTCGCTAAAAACACAAATGCAGGATGGGTATATTTACGCTCTAATCGAACATCAGAGCTCACCGGATAAACAGATGGCTTTTCGGTTAATGCGATATGCTATTGCGGCTATGCAACGCCATCTTGAAGCCGGTAATGAAAAACTGCCATTGGTCATTCCGATCTTGTTTTACCACGGACAGGTTACACCGTACCCATATTCAATGAACTGGCTACAAGCTTTTAGCTCGCCAATTATGGCGGGTAAATTGTATTCTTCTGACTTCCCTCTGGTTGATGTAACAGTGATCCCCGATGATGAAATTATGACTCACCGGAGTATCGCTATGCTGGAACTCCTGCAAAAGCACATTCGCCGACGAGATTTATCCAAACTGTCGGATCGATTAGTCATACTGCTATCAAGGGGCTACAATACCGATGATCAGCTAGTTTCATTGATAAACTACATGCTACAGGATGGTGAAGATTCGGTCCCTAAAACCTTTATCTGGGATCTCGCTCGTCGTTCGCCACAGCACAAGGAGTTACTCATGTCGATTGCAGATAAATTGAAGCAAGAAGGCCATCAGGAAGGGGCGCAAGAAACAGCCCTGAGAATTGCTAGCGCTCTGTTAGCCAGTGGCGTTGATCGCGCTATTGTAAGGAATACGACTGGCCTAAGTGAAAAAGAATTGGCTCAACTTTGCCATTAA
- the deoC gene encoding deoxyribose-phosphate aldolase, with amino-acid sequence MTINYANYIDHTLLAMDATEAQIIKLCEEAKQHHFYAVCVNSGYVPLAAQQLAGSSVKVCSVIGFPLGAGLTEAKAFEAQAAINAGAQEIDMVINVGWLKSGKVAEVKADIQAVRDNCASTPLKVILETCLLSDAQIVQVCEMCRELDVAFVKTSTGFSTGGAKEEHVKLMRSTVGPAMGVKASGAVRDQATAEKMILAGATRIGTSSGVTIVSGQQAAASSY; translated from the coding sequence ATGACCATCAATTACGCGAATTATATCGACCATACCTTACTGGCAATGGATGCGACCGAAGCACAAATTATCAAACTATGTGAAGAGGCTAAACAGCATCATTTCTATGCAGTATGCGTGAACTCAGGTTATGTTCCTTTGGCTGCACAACAGCTAGCGGGTAGTTCAGTGAAAGTATGTTCAGTCATTGGTTTTCCGTTGGGTGCAGGCCTAACAGAAGCAAAAGCGTTTGAAGCTCAAGCTGCCATCAACGCTGGCGCGCAAGAAATTGATATGGTTATCAATGTTGGCTGGCTAAAAAGCGGCAAAGTGGCTGAAGTTAAAGCTGACATTCAGGCCGTGCGTGATAATTGCGCCTCTACACCGTTGAAGGTAATATTAGAAACTTGCCTACTCAGTGATGCACAAATCGTCCAAGTTTGTGAGATGTGCCGTGAGTTGGACGTCGCTTTTGTGAAAACTTCAACAGGTTTCAGCACCGGCGGCGCAAAAGAAGAACATGTAAAATTGATGCGCTCCACCGTTGGCCCAGCCATGGGTGTCAAAGCATCCGGCGCAGTTCGTGACCAAGCCACTGCGGAGAAAATGATTCTCGCAGGCGCCACTCGGATTGGCACTAGCTCTGGGGTCACTATCGTTTCGGGCCAACAAGCGGCCGCATCAAGCTACTAA
- a CDS encoding L-serine ammonia-lyase, which yields MVSVFDIFKIGIGPSSSHTVGPMKAGKLFSDDLIALGHLSDVTRITVDVYGSLSLTGKGHHTDIAIIMGLAGNLPDTVDIDAIAGFIRDVELRERLLLANGQHEVDFPAKGGMNFHETNLPLHENGMSITAHAGDEVLLSKTYYSIGGGFIVDEASFGQQDSNAVSVPYPFNSARDLQKHCKDTGLSLSGLVMQNELALHSKAEISAHFAAIWDVMRAGIERGINTEGLLPGPMKVPRRAAALRRMLVTTDKHNADPMMVVDWINMYALAVNEENAAGGRVVTAPTNGACGIIPAVLAYYDKFIRPVNENSYSRYFLVSGVIGALYKMNASISGAEVGCQGEVGVACSMAAAGLAELMGGSPAQVCIAAEIAMEHNLGLTCDPVAGQVQVPCIERNAISAVQAVNSARMALRRTSEPSVCLDKVIETMYETGKDMNAKYRETSRGGLAIKIVACN from the coding sequence ATGGTCAGTGTTTTTGACATTTTCAAAATTGGTATTGGCCCTTCCAGCTCCCATACCGTCGGCCCGATGAAGGCTGGCAAGCTGTTTAGCGATGACCTGATCGCGCTAGGACATCTTTCTGACGTGACGCGAATTACCGTTGATGTTTACGGCTCATTGTCACTGACCGGCAAAGGTCACCATACCGACATTGCTATTATCATGGGTTTAGCGGGAAATTTGCCCGACACCGTTGATATTGATGCCATTGCAGGATTTATCCGCGATGTTGAGTTGCGTGAGCGTCTGCTGCTAGCAAATGGCCAGCACGAAGTGGATTTTCCCGCTAAAGGCGGGATGAACTTCCACGAAACTAATTTACCTTTGCATGAGAATGGCATGTCCATCACGGCTCATGCGGGTGATGAAGTCCTCTTGAGTAAAACTTATTACTCTATCGGCGGTGGGTTTATTGTCGATGAAGCAAGTTTTGGTCAGCAAGATAGCAACGCCGTTTCGGTTCCTTATCCGTTCAACTCTGCGCGTGACTTACAAAAACACTGCAAAGATACTGGTTTATCATTATCTGGTTTAGTGATGCAAAATGAGCTGGCATTACACAGTAAAGCTGAGATAAGTGCACACTTTGCCGCTATTTGGGACGTGATGCGTGCCGGTATCGAACGCGGAATCAATACCGAAGGCTTATTGCCTGGCCCCATGAAAGTGCCACGTCGTGCTGCTGCATTACGGCGTATGTTGGTCACTACCGATAAGCACAATGCGGATCCGATGATGGTGGTCGATTGGATCAATATGTACGCTTTAGCCGTAAACGAAGAGAATGCGGCGGGCGGGCGGGTGGTAACGGCTCCGACTAACGGTGCATGCGGCATTATTCCTGCGGTACTCGCTTACTACGATAAGTTTATTCGCCCAGTGAATGAGAACTCTTATAGCCGCTATTTCTTGGTATCTGGTGTGATTGGCGCGCTGTATAAAATGAACGCGTCTATTTCTGGCGCTGAAGTGGGTTGTCAGGGAGAAGTCGGTGTTGCCTGCTCAATGGCGGCTGCCGGATTGGCTGAGTTAATGGGGGGTAGCCCTGCTCAGGTTTGTATCGCCGCTGAAATCGCCATGGAACATAATCTGGGGCTGACATGCGATCCCGTCGCTGGACAAGTTCAAGTTCCTTGTATTGAGCGTAACGCCATTTCCGCCGTACAAGCGGTTAACTCAGCCCGTATGGCGTTGCGTCGTACCAGTGAGCCGAGTGTCTGCTTGGATAAAGTCATCGAAACCATGTATGAAACTGGCAAAGATATGAACGCTAAATACCGCGAAACGTCTCGTGGTGGGCTGGCCATTAAGATTGTTGCCTGTAACTGA